A single genomic interval of Cupriavidus sp. MP-37 harbors:
- the hisD gene encoding histidinol dehydrogenase → MNPTEMENLPIRRLDSSEPGFAEALRQVLAFEAGEDEAIDRAAAQILADVKSRGDAAVLEYTRRFDRVEAASMGALEVSQQQLEAALEDLEPKRRAALEAAAARVRAYHEKQKIECGSHSWEYTEADGTMLGQKVTPLDRVGIYVPGGKAAYPSSVLMNAIPARVAGVKEIIMVVPTPGGVRNELVLAAAQIAGVDRVFTIGGAQAVGALAYGTATLPQVDKIVGPGNAYVAAAKRRVFGTVGIDMIAGPSEILVICDGTTDPDWVAMDLFSQAEHDELAQSILLCPDADYIARVEASIQRQLGTMPRRDVIAASISGRGALIKVRDMEEACEIANAIAPEHLEISAENPRQWSEKIRHAGAIFLGRYTSESLGDYCAGPNHVLPTSRTARFSSPLGVYDFQKRSSLIEVSEGGAQMLGQIAAELAYGEGLQAHARSAEYRFKRS, encoded by the coding sequence ATGAACCCAACCGAAATGGAAAACCTGCCGATCCGCCGGCTCGATTCCAGCGAGCCGGGCTTTGCCGAGGCGCTGCGCCAGGTGCTGGCCTTCGAGGCTGGCGAAGACGAGGCCATCGATCGCGCCGCCGCGCAGATCCTGGCCGACGTGAAGTCGCGCGGCGATGCCGCGGTGCTGGAATACACCCGCCGCTTCGACCGCGTCGAGGCGGCGTCGATGGGCGCGCTCGAGGTATCGCAACAACAGCTCGAGGCCGCGCTCGAAGACCTCGAGCCCAAGCGCCGCGCCGCGCTGGAGGCGGCCGCCGCGCGCGTGCGCGCCTACCACGAGAAGCAGAAGATCGAATGCGGCAGCCACAGCTGGGAATACACCGAGGCCGACGGCACCATGCTGGGCCAGAAGGTGACGCCGCTGGACCGCGTCGGCATCTACGTGCCGGGCGGCAAGGCCGCCTACCCGTCGTCGGTGCTGATGAACGCGATCCCGGCGCGGGTCGCGGGCGTCAAGGAAATCATCATGGTCGTGCCCACGCCCGGCGGCGTGCGCAATGAACTGGTGCTGGCCGCGGCGCAGATCGCCGGCGTCGATCGCGTGTTCACCATCGGCGGCGCGCAAGCCGTGGGCGCGCTCGCCTACGGCACCGCGACGCTGCCGCAGGTCGACAAGATCGTCGGCCCTGGCAACGCCTACGTCGCCGCGGCCAAGCGCCGCGTGTTCGGCACCGTCGGCATCGACATGATCGCGGGCCCGTCCGAGATCCTGGTGATCTGCGACGGCACCACCGACCCCGACTGGGTGGCGATGGACCTGTTCTCGCAGGCCGAGCACGACGAACTGGCGCAGTCGATCCTGCTGTGCCCGGACGCGGACTATATCGCCCGCGTGGAAGCCAGCATCCAGCGCCAGCTTGGCACCATGCCGCGCCGCGACGTGATTGCCGCGTCGATCTCCGGCCGGGGCGCACTGATCAAGGTGCGCGACATGGAAGAGGCCTGCGAGATCGCCAACGCGATCGCGCCGGAACACCTCGAGATCTCGGCCGAGAACCCGCGCCAGTGGAGCGAGAAGATCCGCCACGCCGGCGCCATCTTCCTGGGCCGCTATACCAGCGAGTCGCTGGGCGACTACTGCGCCGGCCCCAACCACGTGCTGCCGACCTCGCGCACCGCGCGCTTCTCGTCGCCGCTGGGCGTCTATGACTTCCAGAAGCGCTCGAGCTTGATCGAGGTGAGCGAGGGCGGCGCGCAGATGCTGGGCCAGATCGCCGCCGAACTGGCCTATGGCGAAGGGCTGCAGGCCCACGCCCGCAGCGCGGAATACCGTTTCAAGCGTAGCTAA
- the hisC gene encoding histidinol-phosphate transaminase — protein MSAVEPSLIERIIRDDVRAMGAYHVPDSHGLVKLDAMENPYRLPPALRQQLAERLGEVALNRYPVPSSEALRAALKRVMQVPAGMEVLLGNGSDELISMLALAAARPGAKVMAPVPGFVMYAMSAQFAGLQFVGVPLRADFTLDRAAMLAAMAAQQPAIIYLAYPNNPTGNLFDAADMEAIIRAAQGEVCNSLVVVDEAYQPFAQHSWMPRLTDFGNLLVMRTVSKLGLAGIRLGYLAGAPEWLAQLDKVRPPYNVNVLTEAAALFALEHVSVLDEQAAQLRAERTRVADGMAAQPGVTVFPSAANFLLVRVPDAAQTFERLLARKVLIKNVSKMHPLLANCLRVTVSTPEENAQFLEAFAASLQD, from the coding sequence ATGTCAGCCGTAGAGCCCTCCCTGATCGAACGCATCATCCGTGACGACGTGCGCGCCATGGGCGCCTACCACGTGCCGGATTCGCACGGTCTGGTCAAGCTCGACGCGATGGAAAACCCGTACCGCCTGCCGCCCGCGCTGCGCCAGCAGCTGGCCGAGCGGCTGGGCGAGGTGGCGCTGAACCGCTACCCGGTGCCGAGCAGCGAGGCGCTGCGCGCCGCGCTCAAGCGCGTGATGCAGGTGCCGGCCGGCATGGAGGTGCTGCTCGGCAACGGCTCGGACGAGCTCATCAGCATGCTGGCGCTGGCTGCGGCCAGGCCGGGCGCGAAGGTGATGGCGCCGGTGCCGGGCTTTGTCATGTACGCGATGTCCGCGCAGTTTGCCGGCCTGCAATTTGTGGGCGTGCCGCTGCGCGCCGACTTCACGCTGGACCGCGCCGCGATGCTGGCGGCGATGGCCGCGCAGCAGCCCGCCATCATCTACCTGGCCTACCCGAACAACCCCACCGGCAACCTGTTCGACGCCGCCGACATGGAGGCCATCATCCGCGCCGCGCAGGGCGAGGTCTGCAACAGCCTGGTGGTGGTCGACGAGGCCTACCAGCCGTTCGCCCAGCACAGCTGGATGCCGCGCCTGACGGACTTCGGCAACCTGCTGGTGATGCGCACCGTATCGAAGCTCGGCCTGGCCGGCATCCGCCTGGGCTACCTGGCCGGCGCGCCGGAATGGCTGGCACAGCTGGACAAGGTGCGCCCGCCCTACAACGTCAACGTGCTGACCGAGGCCGCCGCGCTGTTCGCGCTCGAGCATGTGTCGGTGCTCGACGAACAGGCCGCGCAACTGCGTGCCGAACGCACCCGCGTGGCCGATGGCATGGCGGCGCAGCCCGGGGTCACCGTGTTCCCGAGCGCGGCCAATTTCCTGCTGGTGCGCGTGCCGGATGCCGCACAGACCTTCGAGCGCCTGCTGGCGCGGAAGGTATTGATCAAGAACGTGAGTAAAATGCACCCGTTGCTGGCCAATTGTCTGCGCGTCACGGTCAGCACGCCCGAAGAAAACGCGCAGTTCCTTGAGGCATTCGCAGCGTCGCTGCAGGATTAA
- the hisB gene encoding imidazoleglycerol-phosphate dehydratase HisB, whose amino-acid sequence MRVAEVTRNTSETQIRVSLNLDGSGRQKLASGVPFLDHMLDQIARHGMFDLEVEATGDTHIDDHHTVEDVGITLGQAVARAIGDKKGITRYGHSYVPLDECLSRVVIDFSGRPGLEFHVPFTRARVGSFDVDLTIEFFRGFVNHAGVTLHIDNLRGINAHHQCETVFKAFGRALRMAVELDPRAANTIPSTKGTL is encoded by the coding sequence ATGCGTGTTGCAGAGGTCACCCGCAATACTTCGGAAACGCAGATTCGCGTTTCCCTGAATCTCGACGGCAGCGGCCGCCAGAAGCTGGCGTCGGGCGTGCCGTTCCTCGACCACATGCTGGACCAGATCGCCCGGCATGGCATGTTCGACCTGGAGGTCGAAGCCACCGGCGACACGCATATCGACGACCACCATACGGTGGAAGACGTGGGCATCACGCTCGGCCAGGCGGTGGCCAGGGCCATCGGCGACAAGAAGGGCATCACCCGCTACGGCCACAGCTACGTGCCGCTGGACGAATGCCTGTCGCGCGTGGTGATCGATTTCTCGGGCCGCCCTGGCCTGGAGTTCCACGTTCCCTTCACGCGCGCGCGCGTGGGCAGCTTCGACGTCGACCTGACCATCGAGTTCTTCCGCGGCTTCGTCAATCATGCGGGCGTGACCCTGCATATCGACAACCTGCGCGGCATCAATGCCCATCATCAGTGCGAAACCGTGTTCAAGGCCTTCGGCCGGGCGCTGCGCATGGCGGTGGAGCTGGACCCGCGCGCGGCCAACACGATCCCGTCGACCAAGGGTACCCTCTGA
- a CDS encoding YchE family NAAT transporter encodes MDTLKSFISLLALINPIGAIPFFISLTTQQTEAEKRHTIKIASISVAIVVAVSALLGQQIIEFFNISVASLQVGGGLIMIMMAMNMLNAQTSRTKATPEEEDEAGVKSSIAVVPLALPLLTGPGSISTVIVYAGKTQHWYQLLILVGIGALLGAVVYLVFRAADPIARVIGRTGINIGTRLMGLILSALAVEFIVDGLKTLLPVLKS; translated from the coding sequence ATGGATACGCTCAAGTCGTTTATCTCGCTGCTGGCGCTGATCAACCCGATCGGGGCGATCCCGTTCTTCATCAGCCTGACCACGCAGCAGACCGAAGCGGAAAAGCGCCATACCATCAAGATCGCGTCGATTTCGGTGGCGATCGTGGTGGCGGTGTCGGCGTTGCTGGGGCAGCAGATCATCGAGTTCTTCAATATCTCGGTGGCGTCGCTGCAGGTGGGCGGCGGGCTCATCATGATCATGATGGCCATGAACATGCTGAATGCGCAGACCAGCCGCACCAAGGCCACGCCGGAAGAAGAGGATGAGGCCGGGGTAAAGTCCAGTATCGCGGTGGTGCCGCTGGCGCTGCCGCTGCTGACCGGGCCGGGATCGATCAGCACGGTAATCGTCTATGCCGGCAAGACCCAGCATTGGTACCAGTTGCTGATCCTGGTCGGCATCGGCGCGCTGCTGGGCGCGGTGGTGTACCTGGTGTTCCGCGCGGCCGACCCGATCGCCCGGGTCATCGGCCGCACCGGCATCAATATCGGCACGCGCCTGATGGGCCTGATCCTGTCGGCGCTGGCCGTGGAATTCATTGTGGACGGGCTGAAGACATTGTTGCCTGTTTTGAAATCATGA
- the hisH gene encoding imidazole glycerol phosphate synthase subunit HisH, translated as MTTIAIVDYGMGNLRSVAQALRAAAPEADVRVVDAPEGIRSADRVVLPGQGAMPDCMSALGASGLQEAVVEAAASKPMLGVCVGEQMLFEFSTESRAGTDRTPALALMPGQVVRFALDGMTQPDGSRFKVPQMGWNRVRQARPHPLWNGIPDDSWFYFVHSYYVQAQDPAHIAGETEYGVVFTSAVARDNIFATQFHPEKSAALGLQLYRNFVHWNP; from the coding sequence ATGACTACCATAGCAATTGTGGATTACGGCATGGGCAACCTGCGCTCGGTGGCGCAGGCGCTGCGTGCCGCGGCGCCGGAGGCCGATGTCCGGGTGGTGGATGCGCCCGAAGGCATCCGCTCGGCGGACCGCGTGGTGCTGCCGGGCCAGGGCGCGATGCCTGACTGCATGTCGGCGCTGGGTGCGTCGGGGCTGCAGGAAGCGGTGGTCGAGGCCGCCGCCAGCAAGCCGATGCTGGGCGTGTGCGTGGGCGAGCAGATGCTGTTCGAGTTCAGCACCGAAAGCCGCGCCGGCACGGATCGCACTCCGGCGCTGGCGTTGATGCCCGGCCAGGTGGTGCGTTTCGCGCTGGACGGCATGACGCAGCCCGACGGCTCGCGTTTCAAGGTGCCGCAGATGGGCTGGAACCGGGTGCGCCAGGCCAGGCCGCACCCGCTGTGGAACGGCATTCCGGACGACAGCTGGTTCTATTTCGTCCACAGCTACTATGTGCAGGCGCAGGATCCGGCCCATATCGCCGGCGAAACGGAATACGGAGTCGTGTTTACCAGCGCGGTAGCGCGCGATAATATTTTCGCGACGCAGTTCCACCCCGAAAAAAGCGCGGCCCTGGGCCTGCAGCTGTACCGGAACTTCGTCCACTGGAATCCCTGA
- the hisA gene encoding 1-(5-phosphoribosyl)-5-[(5-phosphoribosylamino)methylideneamino]imidazole-4-carboxamide isomerase, producing the protein MLLIPAIDLKDGQCVRLKQGDMDQATVFSEDPAAMARHWVEQGARRLHLVDLNGAFVGKPRNEAAIKSIIAEVGDEIPVQLGGGIRDLNTIERWLDDGLSYVIIGTAAVKNPGFLKDACSAFGGHIIVGLDAKDGKVATDGWSKLTGHEVADLARKYEDYGVEAIIYTDIGRDGMLQGINIDATVKLAQSMSIPVIASGGLSNLADIDNLCAVEGEGVEGVICGRAIYSGDLNFADAQARADKLRDGQ; encoded by the coding sequence ATGTTGCTCATTCCGGCCATCGACCTGAAGGACGGTCAGTGTGTACGCCTCAAACAAGGCGACATGGACCAGGCCACCGTCTTTTCCGAAGATCCCGCCGCCATGGCACGCCACTGGGTGGAGCAGGGCGCCCGCCGCCTGCACCTGGTGGACCTGAACGGCGCGTTCGTGGGCAAGCCCCGCAACGAGGCGGCCATCAAGTCCATCATCGCCGAAGTCGGCGACGAAATCCCGGTGCAGCTGGGTGGCGGCATCCGCGACCTGAATACCATCGAGCGCTGGCTGGACGACGGGCTCTCGTACGTCATCATCGGCACCGCGGCGGTGAAGAACCCCGGGTTCCTGAAGGACGCGTGCTCGGCCTTCGGCGGCCATATCATCGTCGGGCTCGATGCCAAGGACGGCAAGGTCGCCACCGACGGCTGGAGCAAGCTGACCGGCCACGAGGTGGCGGACCTGGCGCGCAAGTATGAAGACTACGGCGTCGAGGCCATCATCTACACCGACATCGGCCGCGACGGCATGCTGCAGGGGATCAATATCGATGCCACCGTCAAGCTGGCGCAGTCGATGTCGATCCCGGTGATCGCCAGCGGCGGGCTGTCCAACCTGGCCGATATCGACAACCTGTGCGCGGTCGAAGGCGAGGGCGTGGAAGGGGTCATCTGCGGCCGCGCGATCTACTCCGGCGACCTCAACTTTGCCGACGCGCAGGCGCGCGCCGACAAGCTGCGCGACGGGCAATAA
- the hisF gene encoding imidazole glycerol phosphate synthase subunit HisF — protein sequence MLAKRIIPCLDVTNGRVVKGVNFVELRDAGDPVEIARRYDEQGADEITFLDITATSDGRDLMLHIIEDVASQVFIPLTVGGGVRTVEDVRRLLNAGADKISVNSSAIANPQLVSDATARYGSQCIVVAIDAKRSSAPDEAPRWEVFTHGGRKATGLDAVQWAREMATRGAGEILLTSMDRDGTRSGFDLELTRAVSDAVPVPVIASGGVGGLQDLADGITKGRADAVLAASIFHYGQHTVGEAKAFMAREGIPVRI from the coding sequence ATGCTAGCCAAACGTATCATCCCCTGCCTGGACGTGACCAACGGGCGGGTGGTCAAGGGCGTCAACTTTGTCGAGCTGCGCGACGCGGGCGATCCCGTCGAAATCGCGCGCCGCTATGACGAGCAGGGCGCCGACGAAATCACATTCCTGGACATCACCGCGACCAGCGACGGTCGCGACCTGATGCTGCATATCATCGAGGACGTCGCCTCGCAGGTGTTCATCCCGCTGACGGTCGGCGGCGGCGTGCGCACGGTCGAAGACGTGCGCCGGCTGCTCAATGCCGGCGCCGACAAGATCAGCGTGAACTCGTCGGCGATCGCCAATCCGCAGCTGGTGTCGGACGCCACCGCGCGCTATGGGTCGCAATGCATCGTGGTGGCGATCGACGCCAAGCGCAGTTCCGCCCCGGACGAAGCGCCGCGCTGGGAAGTCTTCACCCACGGCGGGCGCAAGGCAACCGGGCTGGACGCGGTGCAATGGGCACGCGAGATGGCGACGCGCGGCGCCGGCGAGATCCTGCTCACCAGCATGGACCGCGATGGCACCCGAAGCGGCTTCGACCTGGAACTGACCCGCGCGGTCAGCGATGCGGTGCCGGTGCCGGTGATCGCCTCGGGCGGCGTCGGCGGCCTGCAGGACCTGGCCGACGGCATCACGAAGGGCCGCGCCGACGCGGTGCTGGCCGCCAGCATCTTCCACTACGGCCAGCATACCGTGGGCGAAGCCAAGGCATTCATGGCCCGCGAGGGCATTCCGGTGCGGATCTGA
- the hisI gene encoding phosphoribosyl-AMP cyclohydrolase: MPKKWLNKVKWDDNGLVPVIVQEVGSNDVLMFAFMNREALLRTVELGEAVFWSRSRKRLWHKGEESGHVQKVHEIRLDCDEDVVLLKVTQIDSIACHTGRHSCFFQKFEGDADAGDWQTVEPVLKDPAQIYTKP, encoded by the coding sequence ATGCCGAAGAAGTGGCTCAACAAGGTGAAATGGGACGACAACGGCCTGGTGCCGGTGATCGTCCAGGAAGTCGGCTCGAACGACGTGCTGATGTTCGCGTTCATGAACCGCGAGGCGCTGCTGCGCACCGTGGAACTGGGCGAGGCCGTGTTCTGGTCGCGCTCGCGCAAGCGCCTGTGGCACAAGGGCGAAGAATCGGGCCATGTGCAGAAGGTGCACGAGATCCGTCTGGACTGCGATGAAGACGTGGTGCTGCTGAAGGTCACGCAAATCGACAGCATCGCCTGCCATACCGGGCGCCACTCCTGCTTCTTCCAGAAGTTCGAGGGCGATGCGGATGCCGGCGACTGGCAGACAGTCGAACCGGTGCTGAAGGACCCTGCCCAGATCTACACCAAGCCATGA
- a CDS encoding phosphoribosyl-ATP diphosphatase: MSDNALSSNDVLARLAEVLESRKPANGGDPDKSYVARLFSKGDDAILKKIGEEATETVMAAKDARAAGESGAAAGKVVYEVADLWFHSMVLLANFGLTPADVVNELARREGLSGLEEKARRKD; encoded by the coding sequence ATGAGCGACAACGCACTCAGCAGCAACGATGTCCTGGCGCGCCTGGCCGAGGTGCTGGAATCGCGCAAGCCCGCCAACGGCGGCGACCCCGACAAGTCCTACGTGGCGCGCCTGTTCAGCAAGGGCGACGACGCCATCCTGAAGAAGATCGGCGAGGAAGCCACCGAGACCGTAATGGCCGCCAAGGACGCGCGCGCCGCCGGCGAGAGCGGCGCCGCGGCCGGAAAGGTGGTCTATGAAGTGGCCGACCTGTGGTTCCACAGCATGGTGCTGCTGGCAAACTTCGGCCTGACGCCGGCCGACGTGGTCAACGAACTGGCGCGGCGCGAAGGGCTGTCCGGCCTGGAAGAAAAGGCCCGGCGCAAGGACTAG
- a CDS encoding histidine triad nucleotide-binding protein produces MNAQDNCIFCKIVAGQLPSNKVYEDDDMLAFHDIHPKAPVHLLVIPKSHVDSLADCGAGEGQVLARMMLKVPELARAAGCSNGFRTVINTGPDGGQEVYHLHLHVLGGPRHAWKGPLP; encoded by the coding sequence ATGAACGCTCAGGATAATTGCATCTTCTGCAAGATCGTGGCCGGCCAGCTGCCGTCGAACAAAGTCTATGAAGACGACGACATGCTGGCTTTCCACGATATCCATCCCAAGGCCCCGGTACACTTGCTGGTCATTCCCAAATCGCATGTCGACTCGCTGGCCGATTGCGGCGCCGGCGAAGGACAGGTGCTTGCTAGAATGATGCTGAAGGTGCCTGAACTGGCGCGCGCGGCCGGCTGTTCCAACGGCTTCCGGACGGTGATCAACACCGGTCCGGACGGCGGACAGGAGGTCTACCACCTGCACCTGCATGTGCTGGGTGGACCGCGCCACGCCTGGAAGGGACCGCTGCCCTGA
- the tatA gene encoding Sec-independent protein translocase subunit TatA, whose amino-acid sequence MGSFSIWHWLIVLVIVMLVFGTKKLRNIGQDLGGAVKGFKDGMKDGEDKGAQPAASKELRDSTTIDVDAKEKSRQQ is encoded by the coding sequence ATGGGTTCGTTTAGCATTTGGCACTGGCTCATCGTGCTGGTGATCGTCATGCTGGTGTTCGGCACCAAGAAGCTGCGCAATATCGGCCAGGACCTGGGTGGCGCGGTCAAGGGCTTCAAGGACGGCATGAAGGACGGCGAAGACAAGGGCGCCCAGCCGGCCGCCTCCAAGGAACTGCGCGATTCCACCACCATCGACGTCGACGCCAAGGAAAAGTCCCGCCAGCAATAA
- the tatB gene encoding Sec-independent protein translocase protein TatB, with translation MIDLGISKLALIGAVALIVIGPERLPKVARTVGALVGRAQRYINDVKAEVSREVELEELRKMRTEFEDAARDVERTIHKEVSEQTQALNEALGGAEASAGTGAGSSSDAGGGFVPSWDAAHKAHNGRKSWRVKQGARPLWFKRQHNVRVWVQSGAARVKRHRPAVRPSRSFFE, from the coding sequence ATGATTGATCTCGGCATTTCCAAGCTGGCGCTGATCGGCGCCGTGGCACTGATCGTGATCGGTCCCGAACGGCTGCCCAAGGTCGCGCGCACGGTCGGCGCGCTGGTCGGCCGTGCGCAGCGCTACATCAACGACGTCAAGGCCGAAGTCAGCCGCGAGGTCGAACTCGAAGAACTGCGCAAGATGCGCACGGAGTTCGAGGACGCCGCGCGCGATGTCGAGCGCACCATCCACAAGGAAGTCAGCGAGCAGACCCAGGCGCTCAACGAAGCGCTGGGCGGCGCCGAAGCCAGCGCAGGCACCGGCGCCGGCAGCAGCAGCGACGCCGGCGGCGGCTTCGTGCCCAGCTGGGACGCGGCGCACAAGGCGCACAACGGTCGCAAGAGCTGGCGCGTCAAGCAAGGCGCCCGTCCGCTGTGGTTCAAGCGCCAGCACAATGTCCGCGTCTGGGTGCAGTCGGGCGCGGCGCGCGTCAAGCGGCACCGGCCGGCCGTCCGGCCATCACGTTCCTTCTTCGAATAA
- the tatC gene encoding twin-arginine translocase subunit TatC, with amino-acid sequence MSDTRSSDPQDPQDESQQETFISHLIELRQRLVKAVAGIILVFVSLVYWAPVIFNLFSAPLMESLPKGGKMIVTDVTGSFFVPMKVTLLVAFLIALPWVLYQVWQFVAPGLYQHEKRLILPLVSSSYFLFLCGVAFAYFLVFPTVFHFMAHYNAPLGAEMSTDIDKYLSFAMTTFLAFGITFEVPVVVIVLVRFGVVELEKLKQIRPYVIVGAFIIAAIVTPPDVLSQLLLAVPLVALYELGLILARFIGRPAAEEATSAETQPDESR; translated from the coding sequence ATGAGCGACACCCGGTCCTCCGATCCCCAAGACCCGCAAGACGAGTCGCAGCAGGAAACCTTTATCTCCCATTTGATCGAGTTGCGCCAGCGACTGGTCAAGGCGGTGGCCGGCATCATCCTGGTGTTCGTCTCGCTGGTCTATTGGGCGCCGGTCATCTTCAACCTGTTCTCCGCGCCGCTGATGGAATCGCTGCCCAAGGGCGGCAAGATGATCGTCACGGATGTGACCGGCTCGTTCTTCGTGCCGATGAAGGTGACCTTGCTGGTGGCGTTCCTGATCGCGCTGCCGTGGGTGCTGTACCAGGTCTGGCAGTTCGTCGCACCCGGCCTGTACCAGCATGAGAAGCGCCTGATCCTGCCGCTGGTATCGAGCAGTTATTTCCTGTTCCTGTGCGGCGTGGCCTTTGCGTATTTTCTGGTGTTCCCCACGGTGTTCCATTTCATGGCCCACTACAACGCGCCGCTGGGGGCGGAGATGTCCACCGACATCGACAAATACCTCAGCTTCGCCATGACCACGTTCCTGGCCTTCGGCATTACCTTCGAAGTGCCGGTGGTGGTGATCGTGCTGGTGCGCTTCGGCGTGGTGGAACTGGAAAAGCTCAAGCAGATCCGTCCCTATGTGATCGTCGGGGCCTTTATCATCGCCGCCATCGTCACGCCGCCTGACGTGCTGTCGCAACTGCTGCTGGCGGTCCCCCTGGTGGCGCTCTATGAACTTGGCCTGATCCTGGCCCGTTTTATCGGCCGCCCGGCGGCCGAAGAGGCCACTTCCGCAGAAACGCAGCCTGACGAATCGCGCTGA
- a CDS encoding porin, whose protein sequence is MKMKLFAAAVAALAAGGAYAQSSVTLYGVADVGLEYVSKANAAGDDLFRMSSGNQSGSRWGLRGVEDLGGGLKGVFVLESGFDLDDGRSSQGGRLFGRQAYVGLQSNFGSLLLGRQQTAFYDFGLMYDPMAISSRYGILAQDAAFASRADNTVKYIGKFGGLTASAFYSFNNNGQEVAGAFRRGQEYGALLSYAAGPLSIGAAYDEAHGTTVGPVTAPVDASGQRIRRATVGANYAFGPAKVYAGYRWAKAADGASLPGQVATTANPGAINGTSNLYWLGLGYQLTPAFSLSGAAYYQDFRKSDADPWQFVVTADYALSKRTDVYTSLSYALNDNGSLLGVNGFNTVQAGKDQFGAVVGLRHKF, encoded by the coding sequence ATGAAGATGAAACTGTTTGCTGCTGCCGTCGCCGCTCTGGCCGCTGGTGGCGCGTATGCCCAGTCGAGCGTGACCCTGTACGGCGTGGCTGACGTCGGCCTCGAATACGTCAGCAAGGCCAACGCTGCCGGCGACGATCTGTTCCGCATGTCGTCGGGTAACCAGTCCGGTTCGCGCTGGGGCCTGCGTGGCGTGGAAGACCTGGGTGGCGGTCTGAAGGGCGTGTTCGTCCTGGAAAGCGGTTTCGACCTGGATGACGGTCGTTCGTCGCAAGGTGGCCGTCTGTTCGGTCGTCAAGCCTACGTCGGTCTGCAAAGCAACTTCGGTTCGCTGCTGCTGGGCCGTCAACAGACCGCCTTCTATGACTTCGGTCTGATGTATGACCCGATGGCCATCTCGTCGCGCTACGGTATCCTGGCTCAGGACGCCGCCTTCGCTTCGCGCGCTGACAACACCGTCAAGTACATCGGCAAGTTCGGTGGCCTGACCGCTTCGGCCTTCTACAGCTTCAACAACAACGGCCAGGAAGTCGCCGGCGCCTTCCGCCGCGGCCAAGAGTACGGCGCGCTGCTGAGCTACGCAGCTGGCCCGCTGTCGATCGGCGCAGCCTACGACGAAGCCCACGGCACCACCGTCGGCCCCGTCACTGCTCCCGTCGACGCAAGCGGTCAGCGTATCCGCCGCGCCACCGTGGGTGCCAACTACGCCTTCGGCCCGGCCAAGGTCTACGCTGGCTACCGTTGGGCCAAGGCTGCCGACGGCGCAAGCCTGCCGGGCCAGGTCGCTACGACCGCCAACCCGGGTGCCATCAACGGTACCTCCAACCTGTACTGGCTGGGTCTGGGTTACCAGCTGACCCCGGCGTTCTCGCTGTCGGGCGCTGCGTACTACCAAGACTTCCGCAAGAGCGACGCGGATCCGTGGCAATTCGTCGTGACCGCCGACTACGCGCTGTCGAAGCGTACCGACGTGTACACCTCGCTGTCGTACGCTCTGAACGACAACGGTTCGCTGCTGGGCGTGAACGGCTTCAACACCGTTCAGGCTGGCAAGGACCAGTTCGGTGCTGTGGTTGGTCTGCGTCACAAGTTCTAA